The proteins below are encoded in one region of Triticum aestivum cultivar Chinese Spring chromosome 1B, IWGSC CS RefSeq v2.1, whole genome shotgun sequence:
- the LOC123140703 gene encoding probable pectinesterase 53 isoform X2, with product MAASSSSSSSSRARLLACVAVAALLLLAPGDVDAGRHGHGRGSAAHRHTKGLRPGKAAGAAARPYPANATAAEAIERRFTRWVRFMGGLDHSVFQRALNRALLPSTRTIVVDRTPGAGDFTTIQGAVDSLPLINLARVVIKVNAGTYTEKVSISPLRAFVTVEGAGADRTVVQWGDTADTAGPWGRPFGTFASATFAVNSQFFVAKNITFKNTAPVPRPGALGKQGVALRISADNAAFVGCNFLGAQDTLYDHLGRHYYKDCYIEGSVDFIFGNALSLYEDGVLRAVQVLWAGGQPRRPGGLVPGAHRRGGQAIHLPQLHRRPRVAQVVAADPHVNDYQQSNLIWLQHLQLNP from the exons ATGGcagcgtcgtcgtcctcctcctcttcgtcgcgGGCGAGGTTGCTGGCGTGCGTGGCCGTGGCGGCGCTGCTGCTGCTCGCGCCGGGCGACGTGGACGCCGgccggcacgggcacgggcgcgggaGCGCGGCGCACAGGCACACCAAGGGCCTGCGGCCGGGGAAGGCTGCGGGTGCGGCGGCGAGGCCGTACCCGGCGAACGCGACCGCGGCGGAGGCGATCGAGCGGCGGTTCACGCGGTGGGTGCGGTTCATGGGCGGGCTGGACCACAGCGTGTTCCAGCGCGCGCTCAACCGCGCGCTGCTGCCGTCGACGCGCACGATCGTCGTGGACAGGACGCCCGGGGCGGGAGACTTCACCACCATCCAGGGCGccgtcgactcgctcccgctcatCAACCTCGCGCGCGTCGTCATCAAGGTCAATGCCGGCACTTACAC GGAGAAGGTGAGCATCTCGCCGTTGCGCGCGTTCGTGACGGTGGAGGGCGCGGGGGCCGACCGGACGGTGGTGCAGTGGGGCGACACGGCGGACACGGCCGGGCCCTGGGGCCGCCCCTTCGGCACCTTCGCCTCCGCCACCTTCGCCGTCAACTCGCAGTTCTTCGTCGCCAAGAACATCACCTTCAAG AACACCGCGCCGGTGCCTCGGCCTGGCGCGCTGGGGAAGCAGGGGGTGGCGCTGCGGATATCGGCGGACAACGCGGCGTTCGTGGGGTGCAACTTCCTGGGCGCGCAGGACACGCTGTATGACCACCTGGGCCGCCACTACTACAAGGACTGCTACATCGAGGGCTCCGTCGACTTCATCTTCGGCAACGCCCTCTCCCTCTACGAG GACGGTGTTTTACGGGCAGTACAAGTGCTCTGGGCCGGGGGCCAACCACGCCGGCCGGGTGGACTGGTCCCGGGAGCTCACCGACGAGGAGGCCAAGCCATTCATCTCCCTCAGCTTCATCGACGGCCTCGAGTGGCTCAGGTTGTAGCAGCGGATCCACACGTTAATGACTACCAGCAGAGTAACTTGATTTGGCTGCAGCATTTGCAGCTGAATCCATGA
- the LOC123140703 gene encoding probable pectinesterase 53 isoform X1, producing the protein MAASSSSSSSSRARLLACVAVAALLLLAPGDVDAGRHGHGRGSAAHRHTKGLRPGKAAGAAARPYPANATAAEAIERRFTRWVRFMGGLDHSVFQRALNRALLPSTRTIVVDRTPGAGDFTTIQGAVDSLPLINLARVVIKVNAGTYTEKVSISPLRAFVTVEGAGADRTVVQWGDTADTAGPWGRPFGTFASATFAVNSQFFVAKNITFKNTAPVPRPGALGKQGVALRISADNAAFVGCNFLGAQDTLYDHLGRHYYKDCYIEGSVDFIFGNALSLYEGCHVHAISPHYGALTAQNRRSMLDDTGFSFLNCRVTGSGALYLGRAWGTFSRVVFAYTYMDNIIIPRGWYNWGDPTREMTVFYGQYKCSGPGANHAGRVDWSRELTDEEAKPFISLSFIDGLEWLRL; encoded by the exons ATGGcagcgtcgtcgtcctcctcctcttcgtcgcgGGCGAGGTTGCTGGCGTGCGTGGCCGTGGCGGCGCTGCTGCTGCTCGCGCCGGGCGACGTGGACGCCGgccggcacgggcacgggcgcgggaGCGCGGCGCACAGGCACACCAAGGGCCTGCGGCCGGGGAAGGCTGCGGGTGCGGCGGCGAGGCCGTACCCGGCGAACGCGACCGCGGCGGAGGCGATCGAGCGGCGGTTCACGCGGTGGGTGCGGTTCATGGGCGGGCTGGACCACAGCGTGTTCCAGCGCGCGCTCAACCGCGCGCTGCTGCCGTCGACGCGCACGATCGTCGTGGACAGGACGCCCGGGGCGGGAGACTTCACCACCATCCAGGGCGccgtcgactcgctcccgctcatCAACCTCGCGCGCGTCGTCATCAAGGTCAATGCCGGCACTTACAC GGAGAAGGTGAGCATCTCGCCGTTGCGCGCGTTCGTGACGGTGGAGGGCGCGGGGGCCGACCGGACGGTGGTGCAGTGGGGCGACACGGCGGACACGGCCGGGCCCTGGGGCCGCCCCTTCGGCACCTTCGCCTCCGCCACCTTCGCCGTCAACTCGCAGTTCTTCGTCGCCAAGAACATCACCTTCAAG AACACCGCGCCGGTGCCTCGGCCTGGCGCGCTGGGGAAGCAGGGGGTGGCGCTGCGGATATCGGCGGACAACGCGGCGTTCGTGGGGTGCAACTTCCTGGGCGCGCAGGACACGCTGTATGACCACCTGGGCCGCCACTACTACAAGGACTGCTACATCGAGGGCTCCGTCGACTTCATCTTCGGCAACGCCCTCTCCCTCTACGAG GGTTGCCACGTGCACGCGATCTCGCCGCACTACGGCGCGCTGACGGCGCAGAACCGGCGGAGCATGCTGGACGACACGGGGTTCTCCTTCCTCAACTGCCGGGTGACGGGGTCGGGGGCGCTCTACCTGGGCCGCGCATGGGGCACCTTCTCCCGCGTCGTCTTCGCCTACACCTACATGGACAACATCATCATCCCCCGCGGCTGGTACAACTGGGGCGACCCAACGCGAGAGAT GACGGTGTTTTACGGGCAGTACAAGTGCTCTGGGCCGGGGGCCAACCACGCCGGCCGGGTGGACTGGTCCCGGGAGCTCACCGACGAGGAGGCCAAGCCATTCATCTCCCTCAGCTTCATCGACGGCCTCGAGTGGCTCAGGTTGTAG
- the LOC123140682 gene encoding protein cereblon, with protein sequence MGRMGAWGKCVMGRVHVDRNVTRSLAHLGKKKLDTGSPDRNRNSRREGEPERERREAKSRLRLWPAGVVPSVLGEMEAEWDWDGTDPQDATEMDEFERVALAAGVLDVNPGGQERFEREWEQMEDEIYRQVLAIGSFARLDNDGDGRREFGRQTALHTYLGDVDDIPGRKATLLDAGSILTLPMLFLHGVVLFPGATLPLKLIEARFVAAVEKALSRDGAPDTIGVVLMHGRPNHRNYANASVGTTAEIRQLGRSDDGSINVKARGQQRFRLIRYWADVDGVVWGEVQIIEEDPPLRTPRGAFAQLAASRSCRLHTSSPVMSLDVSPMKQQGHMDSGLHGDTPSASDSSSQSSNSMKPYVSGQSGENANMDEEDSTCSTPSSTRTDTKNQYNAANYSKQPLQASLAFWPQWAYEMYDPYSLACRAADLWRLIIKTPSIDELVKKPDLLSFYIGNQLPVSEPVRQKLLEINGVSYRLRREIQLLKACDLIKCGYCKICGD encoded by the exons ATGGGCCGAATGGGGGCCTGGGGGAAATGTGTAATGGGCCGTGTACACGTGGACCGGAATGTGACGAGAAGCCTCGCGCACCTTGGAAAAAAAAAACTGGACACAGGCAGCCCAGACAGAAACAGAAACAGCAGGAGAGAGGG ggaaccggagagagagagaagagaagccaaATCTCGCCTGCGATTGTGGCCGGCCGGCGTCGTCCCGTCCGTGCTCGGCGAGATGGAGGCGGAGTGGGACTGGGACGGGACGGACCCGCAGGACGCCACGGAGATGGACGAGTTCGAAAGGGTGGCGCTCGCCGCCGGGGTGCTCGACGTGAACCCGGGCGGCCAGGAGAGGTTCGAGAGGGAGTGGGAGCAGATGGAGGACGAGATCTACCGCCAGGTGCTCGCCATCGGCTCCTTCGCGAG GTTGGATAATGATGGGGATGGACGTAGGGAATTCGGTCGTCAAACCGCACTGCACACCTATCTTGGCG ACGTTGATGATATACCGGGCAGAAAAGCTACTCTCTTAGATGCTGGTTCGATCCTCACCTTGCCAATGCTCTTTCTTCATG GTGTCGTCCTGTTTCCTGGAGCTACCTTGCCTCTGAAACTAATTGAGGCTAGGTTTGTGGCAGCTGTCGAGAAGGCTTTAAGCCGTGATGGTGCTCCAGACACAATAGGCGTG GTTCTCATGCACGGACGACCAAATCATCGAAATTATGCTAATGCTTCAGTTGGAACCACAGCAGAG ATACGGCAACTTGGACGGTCGGATGATGGTTCAATAAATGTTAAAGCACGTGGTCAGCAACGATTTCGTCTGATCCGTTACTGGGCGGATGTTGATGGGGTG GTGTGGGGTGAGGTTCAAATTATCGAGGAAGATCCTCCACTAAGAACTCCAAGAGGTGCATTTGCACAGCTAGCTGCATCTAGGAGCTGCCGGCTGCATACTTCTTCACCAGTTATGAGCTTGGATGTGTCACCAATGAAACAACAGGGCCATATGGATTCAGGTCTACATGGTGATACTCCTTCTGCAAGTGATTCAAGTTCACAGTCTAGCAATTCAATGAAGCCCTATGTTTCTGGTCAGTCAGGCGAGAATGCCAATATGGATGAGGAGGATTCTACTTGCTCGACACCCTCGAGTACAAGAACAGATACAAAGAACCAGTACAACGCTGCTAATTACTCGAAGCAGCCTCTTCAGGCATCATTGGCCTTTTGGCCTCAATGGGCTTATGAAATGTATGACCCATATTCACTTGCTTGTAGAGCTGCTG ATTTGTGGAGACTGATAATCAAAACGCCAAGCATTGATGAGCTTGTAAAAAAACCAGATCTTTTGTCATTTTACATCGGAAACCAACTTCCAGTATCGGAACCTGTGAGACAAAAATTGCTGGAGATTAATGGGGTTTCGTATCGCCTACGAAGGGAGATCCAGCTTCTAAAGGCCTGTGATCTTATAAAATGTGGATACTGCAAG ATTTGTGGAGACTGA
- the LOC123140692 gene encoding pseudo histidine-containing phosphotransfer protein 5, which produces MEYANLRRQAASLKRSLFDQGYLDEQFCQVEDLQDEASPNFAEEVVSLFFKDSARLVTNIEQAMEKYPKDFNRWDAHMQQLRGSCFSIGASKMNNECTSFRNSCGEENAEGCRRTFQKVKREHAILRQKLESYFQLLRQAGPARTATRPGSM; this is translated from the exons ATGGAGTATGCTAATTTACGACGCCAAGCAGCATCCTTGAAAAGGAGCCTCTTTGATCAG GGGTATTTGGATGAGCAATTTTGCCAGGTTGAGGACTTGCAGGATGAAGCAAGCCCCAATTTTGCAGAAGAAGTGGTCTCCTTGTTCTTCAAGGACTCAGCGAGGCTAGTGACAAACATTGAGCAAGCTAT GGAGAAGTATCCAAAAGATTTCAATAGATGGGATGCACACATGCAGCAGCTTAGAGGCAGCTGTTTTAG CATCGGCGCTTCTAAGATGAACAATGAGTGCACATCTTTCAGGAACAGCTGTGGAGAAGAAAATGCTGAAGg TTGCAGGAGAACTTTCCAGAAAGTGAAGAGGGAGCACGCTATCCTTAGGCAGAAGCTGGAGTCCTATTTCCAG CTGCTGCGACAGGCCGGTCCTGCCAGGACCGCGACCAGGCCTGGAAGCATGTAA